The following are encoded in a window of Kitasatospora fiedleri genomic DNA:
- the rpmI gene encoding 50S ribosomal protein L35, producing the protein MPKQKTHSGASKRFKITGSGKVLRERAGRRHLLEHKPSTLTRKLAGNAEMAPGDAKKIKKLLGK; encoded by the coding sequence ATGCCGAAGCAGAAGACGCACAGCGGCGCCAGCAAGCGCTTCAAGATCACTGGCTCCGGGAAGGTGCTGCGCGAGCGTGCCGGCCGTCGCCACCTGCTCGAGCACAAGCCCTCGACGCTGACCCGCAAGCTGGCCGGCAACGCCGAGATGGCCCCGGGCGACGCGAAGAAGATCAAGAAGCTTCTCGGCAAGTGA
- a CDS encoding FHA domain-containing protein, translated as MAGTSPCPRCGNRNPAQARFCSNCGTQLRGGGFPEGAAETTSTISISGIESYDPTATSTGATPALSAEVMAAIDALPPGSALLIVQRGPNSGSRFLLDSDVTTAGRHPQGDIFLDDVTVSRRHVEFRRQPDGGFSVADVGSLNGTYVNRERIDEVLLGNGDEVQIGKYRLVFFASHHRGY; from the coding sequence ATGGCTGGCACCAGCCCGTGCCCGCGGTGCGGGAACCGGAACCCGGCCCAGGCCCGGTTCTGCTCGAACTGCGGTACTCAGCTGCGTGGCGGCGGGTTCCCGGAGGGCGCGGCCGAGACCACCTCGACCATCTCGATCTCCGGCATCGAGTCGTACGACCCGACGGCGACCTCGACGGGTGCCACGCCGGCGCTGTCGGCCGAGGTGATGGCGGCGATCGACGCGCTGCCGCCGGGCTCGGCGCTGCTGATCGTGCAGCGCGGCCCGAACTCGGGCAGCCGGTTCCTGCTGGACTCGGACGTGACCACGGCGGGGCGGCACCCGCAGGGCGACATCTTCCTGGACGACGTGACGGTGTCGCGTCGGCACGTGGAGTTCCGTCGGCAGCCCGACGGCGGCTTCTCGGTCGCGGACGTGGGCAGCCTGAACGGCACCTACGTGAACCGGGAGCGGATCGACGAGGTGCTGCTCGGCAACGGCGACGAGGTGCAGATCGGGAAGTACCGGCTGGTGTTCTTCGCCAGCCACCACCGGGGGTACTGA
- a CDS encoding PRC and DUF2382 domain-containing protein encodes MQTDIDPRDLIGHKAVDRNGDKIGTVDEVYLDDATGEPEWAAVRTGIFGRDAFVPLTTSEFAGDELRVPYDKSLIKESPDFGVGQHLSPAQELQLYRYYGLDTGGDAGSGPAAVDGTAKAAGTAAAAGTAGAAATAKEHPREEPAAPAPDRDFGTVASSPAPAPAPGTVAAAPAAHAAGRHQQAQPHPQSQSQSQQQPSARSAAAEPTAPVEITCREERIDISTEWHEVGTTRLRKYVTTEQVERRVPVVRERVRVERIPVSDAERAALSEQEIAEAVEEVTLREERPVVRKYLAPIERVRLVVERYTEEEVVREELRREQVEVHDATTGEGDGEGPRQHRPWNAQPQSPAARPQSAAANGSAEHARPEPLRS; translated from the coding sequence GTGCAGACCGATATCGATCCGCGCGACCTGATCGGACACAAGGCGGTCGACCGGAACGGTGACAAGATCGGCACGGTCGACGAGGTGTACCTGGACGACGCCACCGGCGAACCGGAGTGGGCGGCCGTCCGCACGGGGATCTTCGGCCGGGACGCCTTCGTCCCGCTGACCACCAGCGAGTTCGCGGGCGACGAGCTGCGCGTCCCGTACGACAAGTCGCTGATCAAGGAGTCGCCGGACTTCGGCGTGGGCCAGCACCTCTCGCCGGCCCAGGAGCTGCAGCTGTACCGCTACTACGGGCTGGACACGGGCGGCGACGCCGGTTCGGGCCCGGCGGCGGTGGACGGCACGGCCAAGGCGGCCGGGACGGCGGCGGCCGCCGGGACCGCCGGGGCGGCGGCGACCGCGAAGGAGCACCCGCGCGAGGAGCCCGCGGCGCCCGCCCCGGACCGCGACTTCGGCACCGTCGCCTCCTCCCCCGCCCCGGCGCCCGCCCCCGGCACCGTCGCCGCGGCCCCGGCCGCGCACGCCGCGGGCAGGCACCAGCAGGCCCAGCCGCACCCGCAGTCGCAGTCGCAGTCGCAGCAGCAGCCGTCCGCCCGGTCGGCCGCGGCGGAGCCGACCGCGCCGGTGGAGATCACCTGCCGCGAGGAGCGGATCGACATCAGCACCGAGTGGCACGAGGTGGGCACCACCCGGCTGCGCAAGTACGTGACCACCGAGCAGGTGGAGCGCCGGGTGCCGGTGGTGCGCGAGCGGGTGCGGGTGGAGCGGATTCCGGTGTCGGACGCGGAGCGGGCGGCGCTGAGCGAGCAGGAGATCGCCGAGGCGGTCGAGGAGGTCACGCTGCGCGAGGAGCGCCCGGTGGTGCGCAAGTACCTGGCGCCGATCGAGCGGGTGCGGCTGGTGGTGGAGCGGTACACCGAGGAGGAGGTGGTCCGCGAGGAGCTGCGCCGCGAGCAGGTGGAGGTGCACGACGCGACCACCGGCGAGGGGGACGGCGAGGGGCCGCGGCAGCACCGGCCGTGGAACGCGCAGCCGCAGTCGCCGGCGGCCCGGCCGCAGTCGGCCGCCGCGAACGGCAGCGCGGAGCACGCCCGCCCGGAGCCGCTGCGCTCCTGA
- the infC gene encoding translation initiation factor IF-3, with translation MSTEPRINDRIRVPEVRLVGPSGEQVGIVPLAKALELAQEYDLDLVEVAATARPPVCKLMDYGKFKYESAMKAREARKNQAHTVIKEMKLRPKIDPHDYDTKKGHVVRFLKQGDKVKITIMFRGREQSRPELGFRLLQRLADDVQDLGFVESAPKQDGRNMIMVLGPHKKKTEAMAEARAAADARKAERQGRGPAADQADDVDGEVDEVEETEAAETADDDAEAAEVEQPAEAAQDA, from the coding sequence ATCAGCACCGAGCCCCGCATCAACGACCGGATTCGCGTCCCCGAGGTGCGACTCGTCGGTCCCAGCGGCGAGCAGGTCGGCATCGTCCCGCTCGCGAAGGCGCTGGAGCTTGCCCAGGAGTACGACCTGGACCTGGTCGAGGTCGCCGCCACGGCGCGACCGCCGGTGTGCAAGCTCATGGACTACGGCAAGTTCAAGTACGAGTCGGCCATGAAGGCCCGTGAGGCGCGCAAGAACCAGGCGCACACGGTCATCAAGGAGATGAAGCTCCGGCCGAAGATCGACCCGCACGACTACGACACCAAGAAGGGTCACGTCGTCCGGTTCCTCAAGCAGGGCGACAAGGTCAAGATCACGATCATGTTCCGCGGTCGTGAGCAGTCCCGCCCCGAGCTGGGCTTCCGACTGCTGCAGCGGCTCGCGGACGACGTCCAGGACCTGGGCTTCGTGGAGTCCGCTCCGAAGCAGGACGGCCGAAACATGATCATGGTTCTCGGCCCGCACAAGAAGAAGACCGAGGCCATGGCCGAGGCCCGCGCCGCCGCTGACGCCCGCAAGGCGGAGCGGCAGGGTCGCGGACCGGCTGCGGACCAGGCGGACGACGTGGACGGCGAGGTGGACGAGGTCGAGGAGACCGAGGCCGCCGAGACCGCGGACGACGACGCCGAGGCCGCCGAGGTCGAGCAGCCCGCCGAGGCCGCCCAGGACGCCTGA
- the gcvP gene encoding aminomethyl-transferring glycine dehydrogenase yields MNAQPTLSDLEQASPFEHRHIGPDSDAQQKMLAQVGYASLDELSDAAVPDAIRSLTALGLPAGRSEAQVLAELRELAGRNQVLTSMIGLGYYGTFTPPVILRNVLENPAWYTAYTPYQPEISQGRLEALLNFQTVVADLTGLDTSGSSLLDEGTAAAEAMALARRVTKNKAGVFLVDADTLPQTLAVIETRAEPTGVEVVTADLSDGIPAEIAERGVFGVLLQYPGASGAVRDPKAVIEQAHGLGAVVAVAADLLALTLLRSPGELGADIACGTSQRFGVPMGFGGPHAGYLAVRAEYARNLPGRLVGVSVDADGNRAYRLALQTREQHIRREKATSNICTAQVLLAVMASMYAVYHGPDGLADIARRTHRYAAALAAGLRAGGVELAHDAFFDTVTAVVPGRADQVVAAALAGGVNVHRVDGDRVSVSCDETTTRAHLAAVLAAFGVEDAEIAEDADALPAGLLREDEYLTHPVFHSHRSETAMLRYLRRLSDRDYALDRGMIPLGSCTMKLNATTEMEPVTWPEFGQLHPFAPVDQAAGYLTLIRELEQQLVEVTGYDAVSIQPNAGSQGELAGLLAVRAYHRANGDTQRDVCLIPSSAHGTNAASAAMAGMRVVVVKTLADGDVDVEDLKAKIAQHGEQLAVLMVTYPSTHGVFETEITRICALVHEAGGQVYVDGANLNALVGLAKPGKFGADVSHLNLHKTFCIPHGGGGPGVGPVAVRAHLAPYLPNHPLQAEAGPATGVGPISAAPWGSAAILPISWAYVRLMGGEGLKRATQVAVLNANYIAKRLAPHYPVLYTGPGGLVAHECIIDLRPLSKETGVSVDDIAKRLIDYGFHAPTMSFPVAGTLMIEPTESEDLHEIDRFCEAMIAIRGEIEKVGAGEWAADDNPLRNAPHTAAMLAGEWAHPYTREEAVFPAGVNPADKYWPAVRRIDGAYGDRNLVCSCPPLDEYDA; encoded by the coding sequence ATGAACGCCCAGCCGACGCTCAGCGACCTTGAGCAGGCCAGCCCCTTCGAGCACCGCCACATCGGTCCCGACAGCGACGCCCAGCAGAAGATGCTGGCCCAGGTCGGCTACGCCTCCCTGGACGAGCTGTCCGACGCCGCCGTCCCCGACGCCATCCGCAGCCTCACCGCGCTCGGCCTGCCCGCCGGCCGCAGCGAGGCCCAGGTGCTCGCCGAACTGCGCGAGCTGGCCGGCCGCAACCAGGTCCTCACCTCGATGATCGGCCTCGGCTACTACGGCACCTTCACCCCGCCGGTCATCCTGCGCAACGTGCTGGAGAACCCGGCCTGGTACACCGCCTACACCCCGTACCAGCCGGAGATCTCGCAGGGCCGCCTGGAGGCGCTGCTCAACTTCCAGACCGTGGTCGCCGACCTGACGGGCCTGGACACCTCCGGCTCCTCGCTGCTCGACGAGGGCACCGCCGCCGCCGAGGCGATGGCGCTGGCCCGGCGCGTCACCAAGAACAAGGCCGGCGTCTTCCTGGTCGACGCCGACACCCTGCCGCAGACCCTCGCCGTGATCGAGACCCGCGCCGAACCGACCGGCGTCGAGGTCGTCACCGCGGACCTGTCCGACGGCATCCCCGCCGAGATCGCCGAGCGCGGCGTGTTCGGCGTGCTGCTCCAGTACCCCGGCGCGTCCGGCGCGGTCCGGGACCCGAAGGCCGTCATCGAGCAGGCGCACGGGCTCGGCGCGGTGGTCGCCGTCGCCGCCGACCTGCTCGCCCTCACCCTGCTGCGCTCGCCCGGCGAGCTCGGCGCCGACATCGCCTGCGGCACCTCGCAGCGCTTCGGCGTCCCGATGGGCTTCGGCGGCCCGCACGCCGGCTACCTGGCCGTGCGCGCCGAGTACGCACGCAACCTGCCCGGCCGCCTGGTCGGCGTCTCCGTCGACGCCGACGGCAACCGCGCCTACCGGCTCGCCCTGCAGACCCGCGAGCAGCACATCCGCCGCGAGAAGGCCACCTCCAACATCTGCACCGCGCAGGTGCTGCTCGCCGTGATGGCCTCCATGTACGCCGTCTACCACGGCCCCGACGGCCTCGCCGACATCGCCCGCCGCACCCACCGCTACGCCGCCGCGCTCGCCGCCGGCCTGCGCGCGGGCGGCGTCGAGCTCGCCCACGACGCGTTCTTCGACACCGTCACCGCCGTGGTGCCCGGCCGGGCCGACCAGGTCGTCGCCGCTGCGCTGGCCGGCGGCGTCAACGTGCACCGGGTCGACGGCGACCGGGTGTCGGTGTCCTGCGACGAGACCACCACCCGCGCGCACCTGGCCGCCGTGCTCGCCGCGTTCGGGGTCGAGGACGCCGAGATCGCCGAGGACGCCGACGCGCTGCCCGCCGGGCTGCTGCGCGAGGACGAGTACCTCACCCACCCGGTCTTCCACAGCCACCGCTCCGAGACCGCCATGCTGCGCTACCTGCGCCGGCTCTCCGACCGCGACTACGCGCTCGACCGCGGCATGATCCCGCTGGGCTCCTGCACCATGAAGCTCAACGCGACCACCGAGATGGAGCCGGTCACCTGGCCCGAGTTCGGGCAGCTGCACCCGTTCGCGCCGGTCGACCAGGCGGCCGGGTACCTCACGCTGATCCGGGAGCTGGAGCAGCAGCTGGTGGAGGTGACGGGCTACGACGCCGTCTCGATCCAGCCCAACGCCGGTTCGCAGGGCGAGCTGGCCGGCCTGCTGGCCGTCCGGGCCTACCACCGGGCGAACGGCGACACCCAGCGCGACGTCTGCCTGATCCCGTCCTCCGCGCACGGCACCAACGCCGCCTCGGCGGCGATGGCCGGCATGCGGGTCGTCGTGGTCAAGACGCTGGCCGACGGCGACGTGGACGTCGAGGACCTGAAGGCGAAGATCGCCCAGCACGGCGAGCAGCTCGCCGTGCTGATGGTCACCTACCCGTCCACCCACGGCGTGTTCGAGACCGAGATCACCCGGATCTGCGCGCTCGTCCACGAGGCCGGCGGCCAGGTGTACGTCGACGGCGCCAACCTCAACGCGCTGGTCGGCCTGGCCAAGCCCGGCAAGTTCGGCGCGGACGTCTCGCACCTCAACCTGCACAAGACCTTCTGCATCCCGCACGGCGGCGGCGGCCCCGGCGTCGGCCCGGTCGCGGTGCGCGCGCACCTCGCGCCGTACCTGCCCAACCACCCGCTCCAGGCCGAGGCCGGCCCCGCGACCGGCGTCGGCCCGATCTCGGCCGCGCCCTGGGGCTCGGCGGCGATCCTGCCGATCTCCTGGGCGTACGTCCGCCTGATGGGCGGCGAGGGCCTCAAGCGCGCCACCCAGGTGGCCGTGCTGAACGCCAACTACATCGCCAAGCGACTCGCCCCGCACTACCCCGTGCTCTACACCGGCCCCGGCGGACTGGTCGCGCACGAGTGCATCATCGACCTGCGGCCGCTCAGCAAGGAGACCGGCGTCAGCGTCGACGACATCGCCAAGCGGCTGATTGACTACGGCTTCCACGCGCCGACCATGTCGTTCCCGGTCGCCGGGACGCTGATGATCGAGCCGACCGAGTCCGAGGACCTGCACGAGATCGACCGGTTCTGCGAGGCGATGATCGCCATCCGCGGCGAGATCGAGAAGGTCGGCGCGGGCGAGTGGGCGGCGGACGACAACCCGCTGCGCAACGCCCCGCACACCGCGGCGATGCTGGCCGGCGAGTGGGCGCACCCGTACACCCGCGAGGAGGCGGTCTTCCCGGCGGGCGTCAACCCGGCGGACAAGTACTGGCCGGCGGTGCGGCGGATCGACGGCGCGTACGGCGACCGGAACCTGGTCTGCTCGTGCCCGCCGCTGGACGAGTACGACGCGTGA
- a CDS encoding bifunctional nuclease family protein, whose amino-acid sequence MNELDVVGVRVEMPSNQPIVLLREVGGDRYLPIWIGPGEATAIAFAQQGMTPVRPLTHDLFKDVLGALGQQLTEVRINDLRDGVFYAELVFAGGVEVSARPSDAIALALRTGTPIYGSEEVLAEAGISIPDEQEDEVEKFREFLDQVSPEDFGGGPQ is encoded by the coding sequence GTGAATGAGCTCGACGTCGTGGGTGTCCGGGTGGAGATGCCCTCCAACCAGCCGATCGTGCTGCTCCGGGAGGTCGGCGGTGACCGCTACCTGCCGATCTGGATCGGGCCGGGGGAGGCCACCGCGATCGCCTTCGCCCAGCAGGGCATGACCCCGGTGCGGCCGCTGACGCACGACCTGTTCAAGGACGTGCTCGGCGCGCTGGGGCAGCAGCTGACCGAGGTGCGGATCAACGATCTGCGGGACGGGGTGTTCTACGCGGAGCTGGTGTTCGCCGGTGGTGTCGAGGTGAGCGCGCGCCCCTCGGACGCGATAGCGCTGGCGCTGCGCACCGGTACGCCGATCTACGGGAGCGAGGAGGTGCTGGCGGAGGCCGGCATCTCGATCCCGGACGAGCAGGAGGACGAGGTCGAGAAGTTCCGGGAGTTCCTGGACCAGGTCTCGCCGGAGGACTTCGGGGGCGGCCCGCAGTAG
- a CDS encoding DUF1844 domain-containing protein yields MTSQPDHAPESESDQALGFDDLTRDIAEVPAVEVITTVAVHLMSAAAVKCGLAEGGEADKDLDEARKLITALAGLVTAGAPEISNFHAAPLRDGLRSLQLAFREASLVPDAPGTGPGEKFTGPVYS; encoded by the coding sequence TTGACCAGCCAGCCCGACCACGCGCCCGAGTCCGAGTCCGACCAGGCCCTCGGCTTCGACGACCTGACCCGTGACATCGCCGAGGTCCCCGCCGTCGAGGTGATCACCACCGTCGCCGTCCACCTGATGAGCGCCGCCGCCGTCAAGTGCGGCCTCGCCGAGGGCGGCGAGGCCGACAAGGACCTCGACGAGGCCCGCAAGCTGATCACCGCCCTGGCCGGCCTGGTCACCGCCGGGGCCCCCGAGATCTCCAACTTCCACGCCGCCCCCCTCCGCGACGGCCTCCGCTCCCTCCAGCTCGCCTTCCGCGAAGCCTCCCTCGTCCCCGACGCCCCCGGCACCGGCCCCGGCGAGAAGTTCACCGGCCCCGTCTACTCCTGA
- a CDS encoding MerR family transcriptional regulator — MSGTGDETRSGALCAVHLPRADRALIGRPWRPEPEAEELPRLGRFPAVQPGQPAIERLAPTSALVGYRGPTACAAAGITYRQLDYWARTGLLEPSVRSAYPAGAQRLYSFRDILLLKIVKRLLDAGVSLQNIRVAVTHLQSADPADLTGLTLMCDGATVYECTSPQQVVDLLNGGQGVFGIAVGAVRQELETTLGRLHGERTDTGETLLGNDPGDELAQRRNRAG; from the coding sequence ATGAGCGGCACCGGCGACGAGACGCGTTCCGGAGCGCTGTGCGCGGTGCACCTGCCGCGCGCCGACCGGGCTCTGATCGGGCGGCCCTGGCGGCCCGAACCCGAGGCGGAGGAGCTGCCGCGGCTCGGCCGCTTCCCGGCCGTCCAGCCCGGCCAGCCCGCGATCGAACGGCTCGCCCCGACCTCCGCGCTGGTCGGCTACCGCGGCCCGACGGCCTGCGCCGCGGCCGGCATCACCTACCGGCAGCTCGACTACTGGGCGCGCACCGGGCTGCTGGAGCCCTCGGTGCGCTCCGCGTACCCGGCGGGCGCGCAGCGGCTGTACAGCTTCCGGGACATTCTGCTGCTGAAGATCGTCAAGCGGCTGCTGGACGCCGGCGTGTCGCTGCAGAACATCCGGGTGGCCGTCACCCACCTGCAGTCCGCCGACCCGGCCGACCTGACCGGGCTGACCCTGATGTGCGACGGGGCGACGGTCTACGAGTGCACCTCGCCGCAGCAGGTGGTCGACCTGCTGAACGGCGGCCAGGGCGTGTTCGGCATCGCGGTCGGCGCGGTCCGGCAGGAGCTGGAGACCACCCTGGGGCGGCTGCACGGCGAGCGCACCGACACCGGCGAGACGCTGCTCGGCAATGACCCGGGCGACGAGCTGGCGCAGCGCCGCAACCGCGCGGGCTGA
- a CDS encoding SanA/YdcF family protein, producing the protein MSTILRCAGRRARAVWRAVRPVDRRRQRRWFQAVVLCSALGLAPDAWLHLTQSGRVGTVADAPEAPVAVVFGAGLMDGVPSPYLAHRLDAALELYRAHKVRAILVTGDNGTVRYDETDAMRGYLIDRGVPAVRVVGDYAGFDTWDSCSRAHRIFGVDRALLVSQTFHVRRALALCAAAGIDAYGVGVEEWHDVTWEYGEAREVGGALKAAVNVLLRPDPALLGPREDGVARALADADAAGEGGTG; encoded by the coding sequence GTGTCGACGATCTTGAGGTGTGCGGGGCGGCGGGCCCGGGCGGTGTGGCGCGCGGTGCGCCCGGTGGACCGGCGGCGGCAGCGCCGCTGGTTCCAGGCGGTGGTGCTCTGCTCCGCGCTGGGGCTGGCGCCGGACGCCTGGCTGCACCTCACCCAGTCCGGGCGGGTCGGCACGGTGGCCGACGCGCCCGAGGCGCCGGTCGCGGTGGTGTTCGGCGCCGGGCTGATGGACGGCGTGCCCTCCCCGTACCTGGCGCACCGGCTGGACGCGGCGCTGGAGCTGTACCGGGCGCACAAGGTGCGGGCGATCCTGGTGACCGGCGACAACGGCACCGTCCGGTACGACGAGACCGACGCGATGCGCGGCTACCTGATCGACCGCGGGGTGCCCGCGGTGCGGGTGGTCGGCGACTACGCGGGCTTCGACACCTGGGACTCGTGCAGCCGGGCGCACCGGATCTTCGGCGTCGACCGGGCGCTGCTGGTCAGTCAGACCTTCCACGTCCGGCGGGCGCTGGCGCTGTGCGCGGCGGCCGGGATCGACGCGTACGGGGTCGGGGTGGAGGAGTGGCACGACGTCACCTGGGAGTACGGCGAGGCGCGGGAGGTCGGCGGCGCGCTGAAGGCGGCGGTGAACGTGCTGCTGCGGCCGGACCCGGCGCTGCTGGGGCCGCGCGAGGACGGGGTGGCGCGGGCGCTCGCGGACGCGGACGCGGCGGGGGAGGGCGGGACCGGCTGA
- a CDS encoding MFS transporter, protein MSEAPQPTPTAAKPTSARVLPALILAMLAFSVVQTAVVPILPGLARELNVSGSNITWLMTANLLSAAVLTPLLGRFGDLRGRKPMLLVSLAGLVLGSGLAVGTHSFTWLVVARVLQGAGGGVLPLAISIVRDELPRHKVTGGVAAISASMGVGSGLGLVATGLLLEHWSYKSIFWMGLVFGLIAVLLVVLRVPADPVTDKEGGADPLGALTLAGWLSALLVAVSQGNHWGWTSTRTLGLFAVAAVVALVWLLVESKVAHPLVDLSMMARPAVAFTNISGLLIGFGMYGSFMVISNFAQTPEKLTHYGFTATVLHAGVMLLPSAIGSMVAAPLGALLIARRGPRLPLVLGGFLGAVSMAYLALRHGAEFDIYFSSAVFGLGVGLAYAAMPAYINGAVPAEQSGIANGMNAVLRTVGGAVGTAVMSAILTGDILKLPVPIQLPTENAYQNAFWVAGAMCLVAAAVPFAIRAVKSAPAPAEQAAPALTKTDA, encoded by the coding sequence GTGAGTGAGGCACCACAGCCCACCCCCACGGCCGCCAAGCCCACCAGCGCCCGGGTCCTGCCCGCCCTGATCCTGGCCATGCTGGCCTTCAGCGTGGTGCAGACCGCGGTCGTCCCGATCCTGCCGGGCCTGGCCCGCGAACTGAACGTCTCGGGCTCCAACATCACCTGGCTGATGACCGCCAACCTGCTCTCCGCGGCGGTGCTCACCCCGCTGCTGGGCCGCTTCGGCGACCTGCGCGGACGCAAGCCCATGCTGCTGGTCTCGCTGGCCGGCCTGGTGCTCGGCTCCGGCCTCGCGGTGGGCACCCACTCCTTCACCTGGCTGGTGGTCGCCCGGGTGCTGCAGGGCGCGGGCGGCGGCGTGCTGCCGCTGGCGATCAGCATCGTCCGCGACGAGCTGCCCCGGCACAAGGTGACCGGCGGCGTCGCCGCGATCTCCGCCTCGATGGGCGTCGGCTCCGGCCTCGGCCTGGTCGCCACCGGCCTGCTGCTGGAGCACTGGAGCTACAAGTCGATCTTCTGGATGGGCCTGGTCTTCGGCCTGATCGCGGTCCTGCTGGTGGTCCTGCGGGTCCCCGCCGACCCGGTCACCGACAAGGAGGGCGGCGCCGACCCGCTCGGCGCGCTCACCCTGGCCGGCTGGCTCTCCGCCCTGCTGGTCGCCGTCAGCCAGGGCAACCACTGGGGCTGGACGTCCACCCGCACCCTCGGCCTGTTCGCCGTCGCCGCCGTGGTCGCCCTGGTCTGGCTCCTGGTCGAGTCCAAGGTCGCCCACCCGCTGGTCGACCTGTCGATGATGGCCCGCCCCGCCGTCGCCTTCACCAACATCTCCGGCCTGCTGATCGGCTTCGGCATGTACGGCTCGTTCATGGTGATCAGCAACTTCGCGCAGACCCCGGAGAAGCTCACCCACTACGGCTTCACCGCCACCGTCCTGCACGCCGGCGTCATGCTGCTGCCCTCCGCGATCGGCTCGATGGTCGCCGCCCCGCTCGGCGCCCTGCTGATCGCCCGCCGCGGCCCCCGCCTCCCGCTGGTGCTCGGCGGCTTCCTCGGCGCCGTCTCGATGGCCTACCTGGCGCTGCGCCACGGCGCCGAGTTCGACATCTACTTCTCCTCCGCGGTCTTCGGCCTCGGCGTCGGCCTCGCCTACGCCGCGATGCCCGCCTACATCAACGGCGCCGTCCCCGCCGAGCAGTCCGGCATCGCCAACGGCATGAACGCCGTGCTGCGCACCGTCGGCGGCGCGGTCGGCACCGCGGTGATGAGCGCGATCCTCACCGGCGACATCCTCAAGCTCCCGGTGCCGATCCAGCTCCCCACCGAGAACGCCTACCAGAACGCCTTCTGGGTGGCCGGCGCGATGTGCCTGGTGGCCGCCGCCGTCCCGTTCGCCATCCGGGCCGTCAAGTCCGCCCCGGCCCCCGCCGAGCAGGCCGCCCCGGCCCTCACCAAGACCGACGCCTGA
- the ftsR gene encoding transcriptional regulator FtsR yields MPASRRTGEARRRGDELLSIGAVLAFLRDDFPEVTISKIRFLEAEGLVEPQRTPSGYRKFSAADVERLAYVLRMQRDHYLPLRVIREHLDAIERGEQPPALPGAESRPGPLEEADRELAAAAAGPSGVRLGRAELIAAAEAQERELVEWEAYGLVQPGPDGGYDGEALQIARLVAELGRFGLEPRHLRAMKAAAEREVALVEQVVAPLRRHRNPQTRAHAEATARELATLSVRLHAAMVQAGLRSRG; encoded by the coding sequence GTGCCGGCCTCGCGCCGCACGGGCGAGGCGCGCCGGCGGGGTGACGAGCTGCTGTCGATCGGCGCGGTGCTGGCCTTCCTGCGGGACGACTTCCCGGAGGTGACGATCTCCAAGATCCGCTTCCTGGAGGCGGAGGGCCTGGTCGAGCCGCAGCGCACCCCGTCCGGCTACCGGAAGTTCTCGGCGGCGGACGTGGAGCGGCTGGCGTACGTGCTGCGGATGCAGCGCGACCACTACCTGCCGCTGCGGGTGATCCGCGAGCACCTGGACGCGATCGAGCGCGGCGAGCAGCCGCCGGCGCTGCCGGGGGCGGAGTCCCGTCCGGGGCCGCTGGAGGAGGCGGACCGGGAGCTGGCGGCCGCGGCCGCCGGGCCGAGCGGGGTCCGGCTGGGCCGGGCCGAGCTGATCGCGGCGGCCGAGGCGCAGGAGCGCGAACTCGTCGAGTGGGAGGCGTACGGCCTGGTGCAGCCGGGCCCGGACGGCGGGTACGACGGGGAGGCGCTGCAGATCGCGCGGCTGGTGGCGGAGCTGGGCCGGTTCGGCCTGGAGCCGCGGCACCTGCGGGCGATGAAGGCGGCGGCGGAGCGCGAGGTGGCGCTGGTGGAGCAGGTGGTGGCGCCGCTGCGGCGGCACCGCAACCCGCAGACCCGGGCGCACGCGGAGGCGACGGCGCGGGAACTGGCCACCCTGTCGGTGCGGCTGCACGCGGCGATGGTGCAGGCGGGGCTGCGCTCCCGGGGGTGA